Proteins from a genomic interval of Symmachiella macrocystis:
- a CDS encoding glycine--tRNA ligase, protein MAKEMDKIVALCKRRGFIFQSSEIYGGLNGFWDYGPLGVELKRNVKEAWWKDMITRHDELSVLEGAPSSFSMTGLDCSIIMHPQVWKVSGHYDLFHDFMVDCKECKSRFRVDHVTVAVRRTTGDKKPVACETFIVDAETGTGLSKTQSKRLDQTVGQYKKEFGDDIECEQVTMSLDDYLKAAPVGGPAAGCPKCRGELTLPREFNLMFKTTVGAMAGEEGTAFLRPETAQGIFMNFKNVVDSGRVKVPFGIAQVGKSFRNEITPRNYTFRSREFEQMEMEFFCHPDDSRKWYEYWRDRRYEWYVKYGLAGDRLILRDHTPEELAHYAVGTADIEYAYPFLSDGEYGELEGVAHRADFDLRSHMEGKLVLDENQELVVEQNEHGQPKYRGSGKDLRYFDDQARERFVPHVIEPAAGADRATLAFLCEAYQEDEQPDEKGKMQTRVYMKFHPQLAPIKVAVFPLIKKDGMPETAAGLYRDLKQAGIACTFDQQAAIGRRYRRQDEIGTPWCITIDGQTAEDNTVTLRDRDSLEQSRIPLADVVAEISARLNA, encoded by the coding sequence ATGGCCAAGGAAATGGACAAGATTGTAGCCCTGTGTAAGCGGCGGGGTTTTATTTTTCAGTCTTCGGAGATCTATGGCGGGCTGAACGGTTTTTGGGATTACGGTCCGCTCGGTGTGGAATTGAAGCGCAACGTCAAAGAGGCGTGGTGGAAGGATATGATTACGCGGCACGACGAATTGAGCGTGCTGGAGGGAGCCCCGTCGTCGTTTTCGATGACCGGCTTGGATTGTTCGATCATCATGCACCCGCAGGTCTGGAAGGTCTCGGGGCACTACGATCTGTTCCACGACTTCATGGTCGACTGCAAAGAATGCAAAAGTCGTTTTCGCGTGGATCATGTGACGGTGGCTGTTCGGCGAACCACGGGTGACAAAAAACCGGTCGCATGCGAAACATTTATCGTCGATGCGGAAACGGGCACCGGCTTGTCCAAAACGCAGTCGAAACGACTCGATCAGACGGTGGGTCAATACAAAAAGGAGTTTGGCGACGATATTGAGTGCGAACAGGTGACAATGAGCCTGGACGACTATTTGAAAGCGGCCCCTGTCGGCGGTCCGGCAGCCGGGTGTCCGAAATGCCGCGGCGAATTAACGCTGCCTCGCGAATTCAATCTGATGTTCAAAACGACCGTCGGCGCAATGGCGGGTGAAGAAGGCACTGCCTTTTTGCGGCCTGAAACGGCACAGGGCATCTTTATGAACTTCAAAAACGTGGTCGATAGCGGCCGGGTCAAGGTGCCGTTCGGCATTGCCCAGGTCGGCAAGAGTTTTCGCAACGAAATCACGCCGCGGAATTACACGTTCCGCTCGCGGGAATTTGAGCAGATGGAAATGGAGTTTTTCTGCCATCCGGATGATTCACGCAAATGGTACGAATATTGGCGCGACCGACGGTACGAGTGGTATGTGAAATACGGGCTGGCAGGCGATCGTCTGATTTTGCGGGATCATACGCCCGAAGAGTTGGCACACTATGCGGTGGGGACTGCTGATATTGAATACGCCTATCCGTTCCTCAGCGACGGCGAATACGGCGAACTGGAAGGCGTCGCACACCGCGCCGACTTTGACTTGCGTTCTCATATGGAAGGCAAGTTGGTGCTCGATGAGAACCAAGAGTTGGTTGTCGAACAAAATGAGCATGGTCAACCAAAATATCGTGGCAGCGGCAAGGATCTGCGGTACTTCGACGATCAGGCCCGCGAGCGATTCGTGCCGCACGTCATCGAACCGGCCGCCGGTGCGGACCGAGCGACGTTGGCGTTTCTTTGCGAAGCGTATCAAGAGGATGAGCAGCCGGACGAAAAGGGCAAGATGCAAACGCGGGTGTATATGAAATTTCATCCGCAATTGGCCCCGATCAAGGTAGCTGTCTTCCCGTTGATCAAAAAAGACGGCATGCCCGAAACGGCAGCTGGGCTGTATCGCGATCTGAAGCAAGCCGGCATCGCTTGCACGTTCGACCAACAGGCGGCCATCGGCCG